A window of the Janthinobacterium agaricidamnosum NBRC 102515 = DSM 9628 genome harbors these coding sequences:
- the miaB gene encoding tRNA (N6-isopentenyl adenosine(37)-C2)-methylthiotransferase MiaB — protein sequence MQKKVFIKTFGCQMNEYDSDKMADVLGASDGLVRTERPEDADVILLNTCSVREKAQEKVFSDLGRLRELKQANPNLLIGVGGCVASQEGDAIVKRAPYVDMVFGPQTLHRLPQMIQLRRSSGAAQVDISFPEIEKFDHLPPAKVDGASAFVSIMEGCSKYCSYCVVPYTRGEEVSRRFEDVLTEVAGLAAQGVKEITLLGQNVNAFRGLMDNGEIADFALLLEYVADIPGIERMRFVTSHPKEFTQRLIDAYAKIPQLVDHLYLPAQHGSDKILGAMKRGYTGLEYKSIIRRIRAVRPNMAISSDFIVGFPGETQADFDAMMKLINDVGFDNSYSFIFSKRPGTPAANLEDDTPHEVKLARLQQLQAAIDANTKKYSLAMVGSVQRILVEGRSKKDTDSSELQGRTENNRVVNFDAGPDGLQLVGQLVDVRITDSYSYTLRGDLVAIAHDLKRAS from the coding sequence ATGCAGAAAAAAGTATTCATCAAAACCTTCGGTTGCCAAATGAACGAGTATGACTCGGACAAGATGGCCGACGTGCTCGGCGCGTCGGACGGCCTGGTGCGCACCGAGCGCCCGGAAGACGCCGACGTGATCCTGCTCAACACGTGTTCGGTACGCGAAAAGGCCCAGGAAAAAGTGTTTTCCGACCTCGGCCGGCTGCGTGAATTGAAGCAGGCCAACCCGAACCTGCTGATCGGCGTCGGCGGCTGCGTCGCGTCGCAGGAAGGCGACGCCATCGTCAAGCGCGCGCCATATGTCGACATGGTGTTCGGCCCGCAAACGCTGCACCGCTTGCCGCAAATGATCCAATTGCGGCGCAGCAGCGGCGCGGCGCAAGTCGACATCAGTTTTCCCGAAATCGAAAAATTCGACCACTTGCCGCCGGCCAAGGTCGACGGCGCGTCGGCGTTCGTCTCGATCATGGAAGGCTGCAGCAAATATTGCAGTTATTGCGTGGTGCCGTACACCCGCGGCGAAGAAGTGTCGCGCCGCTTCGAGGACGTGCTGACCGAAGTGGCGGGCCTGGCGGCGCAAGGCGTCAAGGAAATCACCTTGCTCGGGCAAAACGTCAATGCCTTCCGCGGCCTGATGGACAATGGCGAGATCGCCGACTTCGCGCTGCTGCTGGAATACGTGGCGGACATTCCCGGCATCGAACGCATGCGCTTCGTCACCAGCCATCCGAAGGAATTCACCCAGCGCCTGATCGACGCCTATGCAAAAATCCCGCAACTGGTGGACCACCTGTATTTGCCGGCGCAACACGGCTCCGACAAAATCCTCGGCGCGATGAAACGCGGCTACACCGGCCTGGAATACAAATCGATCATCCGCCGCATTCGCGCGGTGCGCCCGAACATGGCGATCTCGTCGGACTTCATCGTCGGCTTCCCCGGCGAAACGCAAGCCGATTTCGATGCGATGATGAAGTTGATCAACGATGTCGGTTTCGACAACAGCTACAGTTTCATCTTCAGCAAGCGTCCCGGCACGCCGGCCGCCAACCTGGAAGACGACACGCCGCATGAGGTCAAGCTGGCTCGCCTGCAACAATTGCAAGCCGCCATAGACGCCAACACCAAGAAATACAGCCTGGCGATGGTCGGTTCGGTGCAGCGCATCCTGGTCGAAGGCCGCTCCAAGAAAGACACCGATTCCAGCGAATTGCAGGGCCGCACCGAAAACAACCGGGTAGTCAACTTCGACGCCGGCCCGGACGGCTTGCAGCTGGTCGGCCAGCTGGTCGACGTGCGCATCACCGACAGTTATTCCTACACCTTGCGCGGCGACCTGGTCGCCATCGCCCACGACTTGAAAAGAGCCAGTTGA
- a CDS encoding LysR family transcriptional regulator has product MDLSALRIFKAVAEEGSVTKAAARLHRVQSNVSVRLTQLEESLGVTLFHRSGRRLLITAEGARLLQYTDRLLQLADEAEASMRGDRSPSGKLQIGAMETTAAARMPFYLAKFHRAHPEVELLLDSGPTDYLLQAVLSYRLDVALVAAPVERPELEQMTVFEEELVLLTDQEHDPVVTPHDVRKKSLLVFRAGCAYRRKLEGWFAEAGVATVRTIEFGTFEAIIGCVAAGMGVALMPKEILRRRDLADTVQVHQLPPSVAQISTVLVWRRDVVRHPARQAFADSFLA; this is encoded by the coding sequence ATGGACTTATCGGCATTGCGGATCTTTAAAGCCGTCGCGGAAGAAGGCAGCGTCACCAAGGCGGCGGCCAGGTTGCACCGTGTGCAATCGAATGTGTCGGTACGCCTGACGCAACTGGAAGAGTCGCTGGGCGTGACGCTCTTCCACCGCAGCGGGCGGCGGCTGCTGATCACGGCGGAAGGCGCGCGTTTGCTTCAATATACCGACCGTTTGCTGCAATTGGCCGATGAAGCGGAAGCTTCGATGCGCGGCGACCGCAGCCCGTCCGGCAAGCTGCAAATCGGCGCGATGGAAACCACGGCCGCCGCACGCATGCCGTTTTACCTGGCGAAATTTCACCGTGCCCATCCGGAAGTCGAGCTGCTGCTCGATAGCGGCCCCACCGACTATTTGCTGCAAGCGGTGCTCAGCTACCGGCTCGACGTGGCGCTGGTCGCGGCGCCGGTCGAGCGGCCGGAGCTGGAACAAATGACGGTATTCGAGGAAGAACTGGTGCTGCTGACCGACCAGGAGCATGACCCGGTCGTCACGCCGCACGATGTGCGCAAGAAATCCTTGCTGGTGTTCCGCGCCGGCTGCGCCTACCGCCGCAAACTGGAAGGCTGGTTTGCCGAAGCCGGCGTCGCCACCGTGCGCACCATCGAGTTCGGCACCTTCGAAGCCATCATCGGTTGCGTCGCGGCCGGCATGGGCGTGGCGCTGATGCCGAAGGAAATACTGCGCCGGCGCGACCTGGCCGATACCGTCCAGGTCCACCAGCTGCCGCCAAGCGTGGCGCAGATCAGCACCGTGCTGGTGTGGCGCCGCGACGTGGTACGCCATCCGGCGCGGCAAGCGTTTGCCGACAGCTTCCTCGCGTGA
- a CDS encoding sensor histidine kinase, producing MVRIQVRLTLLFVVIVTLVLGISGSYTQYTLARELEAGSQRLRQGVLTRLQTSLPSALWDLDKSKVDSIVAAEMLPPELVAIRVYDSSVGLFSGKMRNATGMVVALAADNGMPGAQAEAPLVFREAVATSVNSKPVIVGRVVVNFSRDQIDTALRAEVRRKVMEVLLLDLILVAALVLSLRIVFGPLKQLRDGLFDLATRGSDEVEELPETRRDELGDVIRGFNAVQRKLQSIIERIREAEDAARSSQQATVQAMDELRRAQESLLQSERLASLGSLVAGVAHEINTPVGIALTSASVLKDATDSVLLAVQDGAVRKSDILRYLETAGESARLIMNNAYRAAHLIHSFKQIAVDQVSEAHRQFGLRDYIEEVMASLQPTLKKTQVQIVIHCPEDIVLDSYPGALAQVLTNLTLNCLEHAFDAEMAGVIDIRARRDGGDWIEMCVSDNGKGIAPDMIDRVFDPFVTTRRGQGGTGLGLNIVFNLIAKQFGGTISVSSTLGQGASFLLRMPRVTPMCDEAAATPG from the coding sequence ATGGTGCGTATCCAAGTCCGGCTGACTCTGCTGTTTGTCGTGATCGTCACGCTGGTGCTTGGCATTTCCGGCAGCTATACCCAATATACGCTGGCCAGGGAATTGGAGGCAGGCAGCCAGCGCTTGCGCCAGGGCGTGTTGACGCGCCTGCAAACCAGCTTGCCGTCGGCGCTGTGGGACCTGGATAAGTCCAAGGTCGACAGCATTGTTGCAGCGGAAATGTTGCCGCCGGAATTGGTGGCGATCCGTGTCTACGATTCCTCGGTCGGCCTGTTTTCCGGGAAAATGCGCAACGCCACCGGCATGGTGGTGGCGCTGGCCGCCGATAACGGCATGCCGGGTGCGCAAGCCGAGGCGCCGCTGGTGTTCCGCGAAGCCGTCGCCACCTCCGTCAACAGCAAGCCGGTGATTGTCGGCCGGGTGGTGGTCAATTTCAGCCGCGATCAGATCGATACCGCGCTGCGCGCCGAAGTCCGGCGCAAGGTCATGGAAGTATTGCTGCTCGACTTGATCCTGGTGGCGGCGCTGGTGCTGAGCTTGCGTATCGTGTTTGGCCCCTTGAAACAATTGCGCGATGGCTTGTTCGACCTGGCCACGCGCGGCAGCGACGAAGTCGAGGAATTGCCGGAAACCCGGCGCGACGAACTGGGCGACGTGATCCGCGGCTTTAACGCGGTGCAGCGCAAACTGCAATCGATCATCGAACGCATCCGCGAAGCGGAAGATGCGGCGCGCAGTTCGCAGCAAGCGACGGTCCAGGCGATGGATGAATTGCGGCGCGCCCAGGAATCGCTGCTGCAATCTGAACGGCTGGCCTCGCTCGGCAGCCTGGTGGCCGGCGTGGCCCATGAAATCAATACGCCGGTCGGCATCGCGCTGACCAGCGCCTCGGTGCTGAAGGACGCCACCGACAGCGTGCTGCTGGCGGTGCAGGACGGCGCGGTCAGGAAATCGGATATCTTGCGCTACCTCGAAACGGCCGGCGAAAGCGCGCGCCTGATCATGAACAACGCTTACCGCGCGGCGCACCTGATCCACAGCTTCAAGCAAATCGCGGTCGACCAGGTCAGCGAGGCGCACCGCCAGTTCGGCTTGCGCGACTATATCGAAGAGGTGATGGCCAGCTTGCAGCCGACCTTGAAAAAGACCCAGGTGCAGATCGTCATTCACTGCCCTGAAGATATTGTGCTCGACAGCTATCCGGGTGCGCTGGCGCAAGTGCTGACCAATCTGACCTTGAATTGCCTGGAACATGCTTTTGATGCGGAGATGGCCGGCGTCATCGATATCCGGGCCCGCCGCGATGGCGGCGACTGGATCGAAATGTGTGTCAGCGATAATGGCAAGGGTATCGCGCCGGACATGATAGACCGCGTCTTCGATCCCTTCGTGACGACCCGGCGCGGCCAGGGCGGCACCGGACTGGGATTAAATATCGTGTTTAACTTGATTGCCAAGCAGTTTGGCGGCACCATCTCGGTGAGCAGTACCTTGGGACAGGGCGCCAGCTTCTTGCTGCGCATGCCGCGCGTGACGCCGATGTGCGACGAGGCCGCCGCCACGCCAGGCTGA
- a CDS encoding HDOD domain-containing protein: MSTEPIMPLSYDEIVQHLDDLPSLPAVVMELLNNIDQENIDISVLAKKVSYDQALTAKTLRLANSSQYGLQVKATTIQQAITYLGFQTTRNLITAAAITGCFPEGGCKGFDDKAFWRHSIATAACARILARHIRFNQDYAFTAGLLHDIGRLVLVSSFPQHVEQVLAYRAAHDCYLLDAERDVLGVDHVQAGVALAEHWNFSDTMRLAIAWHHEPETQGAGFLASIIHVADAIVHALDLTQVVDDLVPRVSDVAWHALGLNQESYLSVFRETELRYEEITTALLG, encoded by the coding sequence ATGAGTACCGAACCGATCATGCCGCTGAGCTACGACGAGATCGTGCAGCACCTGGATGACTTGCCGTCGCTGCCGGCGGTGGTGATGGAATTGCTCAACAATATAGACCAGGAAAATATCGATATCTCGGTACTGGCCAAGAAGGTGTCGTACGACCAGGCGCTGACCGCCAAGACGCTGCGGCTGGCCAATTCCTCGCAATACGGCTTGCAAGTGAAAGCCACCACGATCCAGCAGGCGATCACTTACCTGGGTTTCCAGACCACCCGCAACCTGATCACGGCGGCGGCCATCACCGGCTGCTTCCCGGAAGGCGGCTGCAAGGGTTTCGACGACAAGGCGTTCTGGCGCCATTCGATCGCCACCGCCGCCTGCGCGCGCATCCTTGCACGGCATATCCGCTTCAACCAGGATTACGCGTTCACGGCCGGCTTGCTGCACGATATAGGGCGGCTGGTGCTGGTCAGCAGTTTTCCGCAACATGTCGAGCAAGTGCTGGCCTACCGCGCAGCCCACGATTGTTATCTGCTCGATGCGGAACGGGACGTGCTGGGAGTCGATCATGTGCAAGCCGGCGTGGCGCTGGCCGAACACTGGAATTTTTCGGATACGATGCGGCTGGCGATTGCCTGGCACCACGAGCCGGAGACGCAGGGCGCGGGCTTCCTGGCCTCGATCATACACGTCGCCGATGCGATCGTGCATGCGCTTGACCTGACGCAGGTGGTTGACGATCTCGTGCCGCGGGTGTCGGATGTCGCCTGGCATGCATTGGGCCTGAACCAGGAAAGTTATCTGAGCGTGTTTCGCGAAACCGAATTGCGCTACGAGGAAATTACCACCGCCTTGCTGGGCTGA
- a CDS encoding DUF1697 domain-containing protein: protein MDTGQQVALLRGINVGRAKRVAMADLRKLLGDLGYTDVRTVLNSGNVVFGAGGVPPAESAIRIEEALVLKLGVAARATVLDAAQFAAIIEQNSLQALADDPSRLLVSVLNDAADMQRIEPLLRQDWAPEALAVGQWAAYVWCPGGVLASRAATALGVLLGDAVTSRNWSTMNKLHALLAGQLAVL, encoded by the coding sequence ATGGATACAGGGCAACAAGTAGCATTGCTGCGCGGAATAAACGTCGGCCGCGCCAAGCGGGTAGCGATGGCCGACTTGCGCAAATTATTGGGCGACCTCGGTTATACCGACGTGCGTACCGTCTTGAACAGCGGCAATGTGGTGTTTGGCGCGGGCGGCGTGCCGCCGGCCGAGTCGGCGATCCGCATCGAAGAGGCGCTGGTGCTGAAATTGGGCGTGGCGGCGCGCGCCACCGTGCTCGACGCCGCGCAATTTGCCGCCATCATCGAGCAAAACAGCTTGCAGGCGCTGGCCGACGATCCGTCGCGGCTGCTGGTGTCGGTGCTCAACGATGCGGCCGACATGCAGCGCATCGAGCCCTTGCTGCGGCAGGATTGGGCGCCGGAAGCACTGGCGGTCGGGCAGTGGGCGGCCTATGTCTGGTGTCCGGGCGGCGTGCTGGCCAGCCGCGCCGCGACTGCGCTGGGCGTGTTGCTGGGCGACGCCGTCACGTCGCGCAACTGGTCGACGATGAATAAATTGCATGCCTTGCTCGCAGGCCAGCTGGCCGTGCTCTGA